In the genome of Haloprofundus halobius, the window GACGCGAGATGAAGACCAGATCAAAGTCAAGGTGAAGGCGAAAACGCTGGAAGACGCCCGCAAGAATATGGAGACGCTTCGCGAGTACATCCACGACCTTGCCGAAGACGCTCGCCAAATCCAGCCAGCAGACCCACACGAAGAGTAATTCTTTTGTCTGTTGCACAGAATTGTGTAACCATTGGATGTACGAAGTGTGCGGTGAGAAGGAACTCAAGGTCATTCTCGCGCTTGACCCAGGAGATTCCATCTCCGGCGTCGCGCGGAAGATTGACGAGAACCGGGAGACGATTCGGCGCGTCGTGAATCGCCTCGAAGAGGCGGGATACGTCGCATACGATGACGGCCTCCAGCTCGTCGACCAGACAATCCGAGACGCCGGTCTCGAGTTCCTGACGGCGTCAGCAGACATCTTGCCGCCGTCGATTTCAGAAGCGTATGTCCTCCCGCAGTTCGCTGGCATGGACTACGCCTTTACCGCCATCGATGCGGTCTACGTCTGGACCCGCGGTGGCTACCAGGTCGCTCGCGACCCAGAGGACTACCCGCTGTTCATCGCCGTCCACGAGTCCGACCTCGACGCCTGGACGTCGTTCTTCGATCGATTCGGAATCCCGACTGCGGAAGAGCGCCAGCCCGCTGACAACCTCGATGGCGCCATCCAGGTCGTTCTGGAGCCACGGTCACAGATTGAGGCCGAGATGGTCGATGGACGGCCCGTCATCCCGCTCCAGGAAACCGTGGCGTTCGCAAACGAGTACTACGCGACCTTCGAGTCGGCACTCGACATGCTCGGCCGGATGTACGACGACGTCGACACGGACGCAGCCTACCGGATGGAGCCAGCCTGAATATGAGTCAAGAAAACCGAAGTGAGGCACCATCGAAGTGCTCGAAGAACTGGAGCAGTCAGACATCGGGTTCGTCCTCGTTGGTGGGTACGCAATCAGTCAGTTCGAGACGCGGTTCTCGACTGACCTCGACCTCGTCATCGCCCCCGACGATTACGATGAAGTCGTTGCATTTCTCGAAGCACGTGGCTTCGAACGACAGGCCGATCTCGAAGTTCCCCCAGAAGAGACCATCTATAATCGGGAAATCGAACTCTTCGAGCGTACTGAGGGGCTTCCTCACCCGGTCGGCGTAGACATCCTCGTGAACGGCCTCGGCTGCCGGCAGACTGAAACAGAGTGGTCGTTCGACTATCTGCGCACGCGTGACATCCTCCCCGTCGTAAACGACGGGGCTTCCCGTACCGCAGGTGGGATATTTGCTGGTTTACGACACGGCTTGTTCTCTCGTGTGAAACATCCCGCTCTCGCGGTCAAACAAGTGTACCGATGGCTGTGCCACACAGCCGTTACTCCTATCCTCGCCGTGAGGACTTGGAGTTATCTTCTGTCGCATATTCTCCGCGCCGTTGCAATCCGCGTTCCCGACTAACCCACACGACGAGCAGACGTACAGCCCACGATGTTTGTGGTTGGACTTCGTGTCGTTACCACACTTCGAGCAGGTCTTCGATGTATCCCACTCGTTCTCTTTCAGTACACCAACACCGCGAATCTCGCCTTTGTATTCGAGGTACTGGTAGATGCGGTCGAACGCCCATGTATGCAGTTTCTTGTTCCCCGTCTTCCCCCAGTCGGACTCTCGCACGTCTTCGGGCCAACTCACCGCGAGCGTTCCAACATCGCGTTCGACACACTCTGTGATGATGGTATCTGAGAGAACGTGGTAGAAGTGCGATTCGCGGTCGTTTGCACTTGAGTATATTGAGACTGGCAGTTTCGGAGAAGTTCCAGAAACAATCCACGTGTCTACCATTTGCTTCTGGGGCACTTGTGGGCTATCTGAGAACGGCCATTTTCGTCACCGAAAACAATGGCGAAAACCGCGTTCACAATACCTATTTCTGTCCTACAGACGTCTCGCTGTGTCCACTATCTGTTGGCTCAGATCCGAGGAGAATTTTGAGGATTGATGGGAGAGCCAGAGAGACCAATACCACAGAATGTCAGATATCTTAGTTAATGGATAGTCTCAAGACTTGTATTGACATAGTATCCTCTCATGAGTGTCATTGCAGATTTCAGTGTTCCCGCTGATGCGTTCTGCTTGGCGCACACACTCAAATCTGCCCAGCAGATGGCAGCCGAGTTAGACCTGTTAGTTGCTCACAGTCCTGATTACATCATGCCGTTTCTCCGTGTAGTTGGAAACGAATGGGAGCAATTCGAGACCATACTTGATGAAGACCCAACTGTTGATGAATCAGAATTGACCGATTCGTTTTCTACTGAGCGCTTATATCAAATCAAATGGTCAGACGTCGTTAGCGAACGTCTGCGCATCATTCTCGATCACGAGGGAGTCATTCTTGATGCCCGTGGATCGGATGGCGAATGGCGGATGCGCGTCCGTTTTGAATCCCGTAACCATTTCTCCGAATTTATAAATCACTTCGAAGAAGAGGGACAAGTGACACTGCACCAATTATTTACTCCGACCACATCTGGGGTTCACTACTATGCGCTTTCGGAAAAGCAACGTTCTGCTCTTCTCACAGCATATAACAGTGGTTACTTCGATGTCCCACGGAAGGCGACAGGAGAGGATCTCGCTGAACAGCTCTCTATCTCACATCAGGCAGTCTCAGATAGATTACGTCGCGGAATGAAGGTTCTTATTGAGCATACATTAGCACGAGACCAGAACCGCGAATTATGACTTGAGGGAGCTAGAATCGCGTACTTGACTACACTCGCCGCGTACGGCTCTCTCACAATCTTGACAAGGAGCCTCCTCAACTCTGGCCTGCCGAACCAGAACAGCGAGCGACCATCCTCACCACTCCTGACAAACCCATCCCGGAACTCGAAGAGGGAGAGAACGACACCCGGTGACGACGAATTCGTTCCGTCTAGAGGTTGTGGCTGCGCGCGCAGTGAAACGAGCACGGAGCGGTGGGTGGGGTGGTGGGGTTTGGGCCGGTCCGGCAAAGAAAAAGAAAGAACCGCCTTCTCAGCCTACTCCCACCACCGACCGCGCTCGGGGAACAACACCGTGCTCCAGCCAGTCACAGCCAACGAGATACGTCCATTGTACCAATTTCGAGCTGCGCCATGAATCCGAACTCGCTCACCCTCACTCATCCATGGTTGATTCGACTTCTCCCAGACCGTTACTTTCGTCTTCCCACTTTCATCACCAATCAGTCCCACCTGCGCAATCTTCGCAGAACTCGGCTCCCACAACGTCTCGACACGCCCCTCAATGCTCACCTCTTTCGTCCTCGCCTTACTGAGCATTCCAATCGGCACAACACGCCCGGGTGCCGTCTGCAGCTCCTCAAACACTCCCACGACCGCACTCAACACATCCGTGCCGTCAACGACGCGTTCTGCCAACCTACGACTAATTGCCGCTTGCGACCACCCATCGAGTTTTGGAGTCATCCGCGCCGCTTGTGTGTTCACCGTGGCCAACTGCTCTCGCGATAATTCTTCACGAGGGTCTCGTCGATCAGGGTCTGCCCACGGGTCCACACTCGCTGCTCGCTTCTGAAAGTCACGCCGCCACTGCCGACTCTGCTCTGCAACTTTCTCCCGTGTCATCTCCGCACGCCCATCCTGTAACCCCAATGCCGCCTGGTTACTGATGTGCTCTAACTCAGCTTCCCGTGCTCGAATGCGTTCTTCCTACGCCAACGTCGCGCCCCGAATACGCTCATCACTCGAATCGACGATGCCATCTGGATGGTTGAAATCGACTTTCGCCTGAATCTCCATCTGTACCGTTGCCCGCAATTCCGACGTCTCATCGACAACCTCAAATCCATCTTCATCGACCGCTTTCTCGTTCGTTTCTCGAAGTGCCTGTTCATCGACCGAAACAACCTTGCTACTCGCGTTAGTACTTGACATTGCTGATATCCGAAGGCACTCACTCGGCGTCTTCTTCCAACACTACGACTCTCCAGCCGTGGCTCTCTACATCATCCAACTCAATCTCGTGCTCTCGCTCGCGCCTTCGTGAGCGACCATCGGGAGCGAGCGAGAGCACAACCAACGTGAAGCAATCAAGCACGCGCGCCGGAGCGGCCGGACCGAGTGACCAGCGGAGTTAGTCTCGTCGGCAACAAGCACGCCACGCGAGCGCAGTCTGTCGACTGACTAACCCGCTGGCGCTTCGGGAGAAGCGAACGACGTCTGGGACGACCATCGGGAGTCCCAGGTGTGGCGAGGCGAACATCGTGAGCCGAGTCCACGCGTCCGGCCGCCGGGGACAGCGAGCGGGCGTACCATACGAGCGCTACTTCAAGAAACTGAGTAGCTGTGCGACATAGGGACTGTTATCCCAGCTACGGGGTGGACTAATCGATTTGATGAGTGCGCGGGCTTCGTTGTGCGTCATATGTCCGCCTCGCGCGTAGTCACAGATGAGCCGTGGGGTTGGCACGATGCGTGGACCTCGAAGCGCTGCATGTACGAGTGCGAAGTTGTTTCCACCGAACTCGTCTGTGAGAAAGCCATCAACGTCGAGTGCGTTCGCCAGGATGATACCGTCGGTTTCTCCATCATCGAGCCCAAGTGTGGGACGTGAGTCGGGTGCGTCCGACTCTTGGTACGGATCTATAACCGAGTAGTGTGCGTTGGCAGCGAGGACGTTGGTGGCCGCTTCCCCATGGACATCTTGGTATTGGGCGATGTCAGTGAGTTCTGAGACCACCTCAGGAGGAACAGAGACCTCACAGGAAGTCAGTAGATACTGCAGTGGGTCTGGCTTGTTGTCTGTATTGTAGGTTGCGTCTGCACGTGGGACCGCGAGACTGACGAGCGCGCTTGTATCAGCGACGACTGTCCGGAGTTGTGGCCCGCTACTCATTGATCGTCGCTGTCGTCACTCGTATGCTCAGGCGTGACTTCTCTGACGGTGTCGTCGTAGATGTTGGTATCATCAGGTGCGGCCAAGTCGAGCGGTTCACCCACGATATCTGCTTTGAGGAGTCGGAGTCGCTGAGCAGTCTCGGCTCCGACGAGTTGTTTCACAGTCTCGAACTCGAGTTGGTCGTCGTAGTACTTCGCCGCGACTAATTCTTGGAACGTTTCGCTGTGGGCGGTGTCTTCGATGTATTCGCGGATTGCTTCGACGAGTAAGTCGGTGCGATCTTTATCGAAGAGGTCTGCAATGGCGTCGAGTCTGTCGACGAGGTATTCGGGCGATTGGAAGTGGACTCGTCGGGGATCGTCACTCGCACTCATCTTATGTGCATATCTTGCACATGGACTCATAACGGTTTCGACTCACGCACATCACTTGCACATACGAACATGAAGACTAGACTCTGTACACCTACTCGATTTTGTTAACCAACACTAGTCCGATATTCGACAACGAGTTGTTAATCAAACCGGGATTGGAATGCGGCTCTCAACGTCCTCTTTTGAGGACTTGACAAGCTAGGAGTGGCCATCCCATCCTGAAGTACGTGAGTCATCTCTACGAAGCGACGGATGGCTTCGAATTACTGAGTGAAGCGTCCTCACAAGAGCTATCGAAACTGAGATGTTGAGCATCCGCCGTCCTGTTAACCAACAGCTTAGAGAATTCGCGATGTCTGTTGGTTAAGTCAAAACAGTCTCTCGGCTATTGAGTGTCGGGTCTCTACAGATAAGCAAGGCGAGTGCCTCGGGGCTTGACTCCGAGGTACTTCACGTGCGCTGTGGAACAAGCATAACCGTCCAGCGCCCCTCCCACTAGAAAGTCACACATGGATATATCTGAGATCCTCTCCCCAAAATTCACGGAGTTCGACATCGGCACACCGCTCTCGAAGGTCGCCGGGGCGTTCGAGAATCAGGAACTCGATGCCGTCATCGTAACAGACGGCGACGAGTATCGTGGCGTCGTTAGCCGCCGACAGCTAGCTTCCTCGTCCAACCAGCCCTCTGCGAAGGTTGGCTCACAGGTACAGCACGTCCCGACTGTCGAGCGCACCGAGGATGTCCGCGAGGTCGCGCGGCTCATGATCGGGAGCGACGCCAAAACGCTCCCCGTACTCGATGACAACCGTGTTGTCGGTGTGGTGACCGGCGATGCCGTCCTCGAGGCAGTACGCCCGTTTCTCGAGGCCGCCACTGTCGAGGATGCCTACACGGCGGAGTTGATTAGTGCGACCCCTGAAACCACGATTGGGAAAGCGCTCAATATGCTTCGAGAAGCCGGGATCGCCCATCTCCCGGTCGTCGACGGGGACGACCTCGTGGGAATGTTGAGCCTGTACGACGTCATCGAGTTCACGACGCGAGGCGGCAGCAAGAGCCAAGGTGGTTCGTCGAGCGACTTCGGTGGCCGCGGCGGTGGCGGGCAGAACCGTGGTGGATTCGGCGCGCGCGAGGGTGATGCCGACCGGATGCTCGATCTTCCGGTACGGAACCTGATGTCCGACGCAGTCGTGACCATCGAGCGAAGTGCACCGCTCGACGAGGTCGTCGAGACGATGTTCGAGCGGGAGATATCCTCGCTCGTCGTTACGGCCGACGACACCAGCGAGCCAATCGGTATCATCACGAAAACGGACGTCATCGAGGCGCTCACCTGGGAGCGCGATGACCGCAACGCCGTGCAGGTGTTCAGGCCCGACCTGCTGGAGGGGATGGACTACGACGACGTCTCCGCGCTGATTGAGAGCATGACCTCGAAGTACGGTGAGATGAGCGTGATCAAGGCCAGCATCGAACTGCAGGAGCACAAGGAACAAAGTCGGGGGGTGCCGCTGGTACTGGCACGGATCCGACTGGTCACCGACCGCGGCTACTTCACGGCCGATGGGGAAGGATACGGTGCCTCTCACGCTCTCCGACTTGCTGCGAACGCGGTCGAACGTCAGCTGCTCAAGGGGAAGACCTACGGCCACTCGAAGAAGCATCCCGACACAGACGAGCAGGCACAGCTCTATGGCTGGTGGCTTGGCGGGTGATTGGATTGATGTCTACAAACAGACGAGTAACCGTTGCTGGCTGGCACACTCACTACCTGTCAAAGAGAGTTCGGACTTTGTGATCTGTACTGGTGAAGAACTAACGGGTGGAATACGCTGATACGTGAGCTTCCCGTACGGTTGACCAATGCGGACGCACCGTCATGGGACGCAGTCATTTATCGACTTCATGCAGACGTATCTTCAGGACCATCCAAAACGTTGCTCGGCATGTGGGAACGTCGCTCGCGCCCGCTCAGAGTGGAGAATAGAAAAGCGCGATGAGGACGGTCTCCACTTCGTGCATACTTGCCCACGGTGTGGTGCGGAGGACGACGTGTTTCTCGACCTCGCCTCAGAACACGAGCGAACTCGGCGGTAGGAAGTGCTACGCCCGGCGTGTAACTCACATAATGAAAAAATCCGTAGGGCGTGAAAATATCGCCTCTTTATGGCTCTGAAGGGCGATATCTTAATCATGCTACAATCGTACGTGCTCCAACCGACGCCGCACAACTCGCCCCAGGCCGACGGCGGTGAGGGGAGCAAAGCGAGGCGAGCCTCGTCGGACCTCCGGTCCGACGGTGGTGAACAGAATCCCTCCGGTGGTGGAGAGTAATGCGTAGCTATCGACTCACCAGCGTCTGGGGCATCCCCATCCGGATCAACATTTCGCTGATCATCTTTCTCCCGATCCTCGCGTGGTTGATCGGAAGTGGGCAGCAGATCCCCCTCTACGCTGGAATCATTGATGGGTTGACCGGGTCGACACTCGACGTTGCCGTCCTGCGCCAGGGCGCGACGCCCTGGCTGATCGGCGCTGTGGCGGCGCTCGGTCTGTTCGTGAGCGTGACCCTCCACGAACTGGGTCACTCGTGGGTCGCGCTTCGATACGGACTGACCATCGAATCGATCACACTCTGGATCTTCGGCGGTGTCGCGAGCATGACGTCCATGCCGCGCGAGTGGAATCGCGAGTTCTGGATCGCCATCGCCGGCCCTATCACGAGCGTCCTGCTTGGAGGAGTTTGTTACATCCTGTTGCAGCTCATCCCCACGTCGCTCCCCATTGTACTGTTCGTCGTCGGCTGGCTCGCGGTCGTTAACGTAACGCTCGCGGTCTTCAACCTCGTTCCGGCGTTCCCGATGGACGGCGGGCGGGTCTTTCGAGCGCTGCTCGCTCGGACACGCCCGTACGGGCAGGCCACCCGAATCGCCGCACGTGTTGGCGTCATCTTCGCCCTGCTGTTCGCCGTTATCGGCGTGTTCTCGTTCAACGTCATCCTCCTGTTCGTCGCCCTGTTCATCTACGGAGCGGCGACCTCCGAATCACGCACGACGGCGCTCGAAGATTTGCTCGCTGGAGTCACCGTCGCGGACATCATGACGCCCGATTCACGCACTATCTCGGCCACTTCGACGGTCGCGGAGTTCGTCGACCAGATGCTCGTCAACCGTCGAACCGAGTTCGGCGTTACCGACGAGACAGGCGCCACCGTCGGTATCGTCTCACTACGACACCTGAAAGATGTCGACCAGCGCAACCGTGCAACCACTCTGGTTACTGACGTAATGGCCGAAGCACCGCTTACCGTGCAGGCGACGGCGGACGCCTTCGACGCACTCGTCGAACTCGGCACCACAAAGACGTCGTACGCCCTCGTCGAGGAGGACGGCGCAATCGTCGGGGTTCTCTCGCAGGCCGATTACGCGAGCGCACTCGAATTACGGCGGGGTATCGGTACAGTTGGCGAGCGCGATCAGTCTGTGCCGACGACTGCGGCCGGTGACGTATCTGCCTCCGGGCGTTAGTGTAGATATGCGTTCGAGCCTCTCAGAACACGCCACATCATGTCTATTCTCGGGATTCATGCGACGCGAGATGTGGTAACTGTATGCAAGAATTCACGGTCGATGTCCAACAGCAGATAGCCATTTCGGAGACACCAGGCGCAGAGTTCCAGGCATTGCCGTGGGCACGGCAACGAGTGGTGTTTTTCCAGTTGCCCGAATCGATCCAGCGAGAAGTACTCAAGGACATGGATCGCCAGGAGGTACGGCGATTCGTCCGCCGACTTGATCCCGACGATGCGACCGACGTGATCGGACTGCTCGACAGAGACACTCAGGAGGCCGTGCTCAGTCAGCTCGATACCGACAGAAGGGAGCGGATCGAGTTCCTCCTGAAGTTCAGTCCGGACAGCGCCGCCGGTATGATGGACCTCGACTACGTCACCGTCGAGAAGGACCAGGGGTTCGAGGAAGTGGCACGGATCGTCCGACGCCACGAGGCCCGAACTGGGCGGTTCCCTACCGTCTTCGTCACCCATGGCGACGAGGTGTTGGGAGAGTTACCTGGCCATACCCTGGCCCTGGCTGGCCACGGGTCGGCGGTCATCATCGAGTATCTTCGCCCCGCCCCCACGGTTCGATACGAACAGCCCGACTCGGAGGTCATCGAGGTGTTCAGGGCCAACCCTCAGGGTAAAATCGTCGTCCTTGATGAAGACGACAGCATTCTCGGAGTCATCTATGCGGACGACCTCTTGCGGGCCATCGAGGCAGAGGCCGGCCAGACGCTCTAT includes:
- a CDS encoding DUF7389 domain-containing protein; translated protein: MNGDQTERTEHVERTDVGVSLTVKLKHGTGTRDEDQIKVKVKAKTLEDARKNMETLREYIHDLAEDARQIQPADPHEE
- a CDS encoding RNA polymerase subunit sigma-70, coding for MYEVCGEKELKVILALDPGDSISGVARKIDENRETIRRVVNRLEEAGYVAYDDGLQLVDQTIRDAGLEFLTASADILPPSISEAYVLPQFAGMDYAFTAIDAVYVWTRGGYQVARDPEDYPLFIAVHESDLDAWTSFFDRFGIPTAEERQPADNLDGAIQVVLEPRSQIEAEMVDGRPVIPLQETVAFANEYYATFESALDMLGRMYDDVDTDAAYRMEPA
- a CDS encoding helix-turn-helix domain-containing protein, which produces MSVIADFSVPADAFCLAHTLKSAQQMAAELDLLVAHSPDYIMPFLRVVGNEWEQFETILDEDPTVDESELTDSFSTERLYQIKWSDVVSERLRIILDHEGVILDARGSDGEWRMRVRFESRNHFSEFINHFEEEGQVTLHQLFTPTTSGVHYYALSEKQRSALLTAYNSGYFDVPRKATGEDLAEQLSISHQAVSDRLRRGMKVLIEHTLARDQNREL
- a CDS encoding CBS domain-containing protein, with protein sequence MDISEILSPKFTEFDIGTPLSKVAGAFENQELDAVIVTDGDEYRGVVSRRQLASSSNQPSAKVGSQVQHVPTVERTEDVREVARLMIGSDAKTLPVLDDNRVVGVVTGDAVLEAVRPFLEAATVEDAYTAELISATPETTIGKALNMLREAGIAHLPVVDGDDLVGMLSLYDVIEFTTRGGSKSQGGSSSDFGGRGGGGQNRGGFGAREGDADRMLDLPVRNLMSDAVVTIERSAPLDEVVETMFEREISSLVVTADDTSEPIGIITKTDVIEALTWERDDRNAVQVFRPDLLEGMDYDDVSALIESMTSKYGEMSVIKASIELQEHKEQSRGVPLVLARIRLVTDRGYFTADGEGYGASHALRLAANAVERQLLKGKTYGHSKKHPDTDEQAQLYGWWLGG
- a CDS encoding site-2 protease family protein, yielding MRSYRLTSVWGIPIRINISLIIFLPILAWLIGSGQQIPLYAGIIDGLTGSTLDVAVLRQGATPWLIGAVAALGLFVSVTLHELGHSWVALRYGLTIESITLWIFGGVASMTSMPREWNREFWIAIAGPITSVLLGGVCYILLQLIPTSLPIVLFVVGWLAVVNVTLAVFNLVPAFPMDGGRVFRALLARTRPYGQATRIAARVGVIFALLFAVIGVFSFNVILLFVALFIYGAATSESRTTALEDLLAGVTVADIMTPDSRTISATSTVAEFVDQMLVNRRTEFGVTDETGATVGIVSLRHLKDVDQRNRATTLVTDVMAEAPLTVQATADAFDALVELGTTKTSYALVEEDGAIVGVLSQADYASALELRRGIGTVGERDQSVPTTAAGDVSASGR
- a CDS encoding magnesium transporter produces the protein MQEFTVDVQQQIAISETPGAEFQALPWARQRVVFFQLPESIQREVLKDMDRQEVRRFVRRLDPDDATDVIGLLDRDTQEAVLSQLDTDRRERIEFLLKFSPDSAAGMMDLDYVTVEKDQGFEEVARIVRRHEARTGRFPTVFVTHGDEVLGELPGHTLALAGHGSAVIIEYLRPAPTVRYEQPDSEVIEVFRANPQGKIVVLDEDDSILGVIYADDLLRAIEAEAGQTLYEFTGVDEQESVLDGALEKVRRRYKWLIINLGTAFLAAATVGLFEDTIAALTLLAIYMPVVAGMGGNAGTQSMAVTVRGIALEQISLRTGRRAIGNEVLAGGANGVITGIIVAAIATLFNQSPLLGLVIGIAMVLNLVIAGFFGALVPLLLDRLGYDPATSATIFITTATDVLGFFIFLGLAQVVLL